Proteins from a single region of Apium graveolens cultivar Ventura chromosome 7, ASM990537v1, whole genome shotgun sequence:
- the LOC141672426 gene encoding two-component response regulator ORR25-like isoform X1, whose translation MPHMNGIELQRQINREFCLPVILISSDSTPELMYNGIQSGAQYFLLKPIVAEDLKNIWMFSVWWKRNSINRTSQENADGHNAFSSNNILIARGAKRFVWTHRLHTQFVEALLVLGYHEAVPKTIMEFMKVPELSREQVASHLQKYRQFINRVLDGSADLETSHWIDVNCYSSFVSGNPHLMLIDQLRSEKRNGNLVASYRSGGAKNYMFNSANHIGTSGTAPCHNNSYSIQALNMGGQGKDSIFTGHNISQAFNMAGQGSNGIFNGHDINGGQLLGVGQMTNSIFFNGHNINGGQLRIVKCDPNTDISFGGNQFGNASTVNGYQLGAGQMSVPNLFKRHNIDGGQQLGAGGLTDKQCWFNNNEGKDGEDYWEDVIINVDIADDKDVGVADEFGDDIDDDDENSVDSDDDADYDPKKDR comes from the exons ATGCCACACATGAATGGCATTGAACTTCAGCGACAGATCAACCGAGAATTTTGTTTACCTGTTATCC TGATATCATCTGATAGCACACCGGAGCTTATGTACAATGGAATTCAAAGTGGGGCACAATACTTCCTACTAAAGCCTATAGTGGCCGAGGATTTGAAGAACATTTGGATGTTTTCTGTGTGGTGGAAACGTAATAGTATCAATAGAACATCTCAAGAAAATGCAGACGGCCACAATGCATTCTCTTCAAACAATATTTTGATTG CAAGGGGGGCTAAAAGATTTGTCTGGACACATAGACTCCATACCCAGTTCGTGGAAGCTCTGTTAGTCCTTGGTTATCATG AAGCTGTCCCTAAAACCATTATGGAGTTTATGAAAGTACCAGAACTTAGTCGGGAACAAGTAGCAAGCCACCTACAG AAATATCGACAGTTCATTAACCGCGTTTTGGATGGGAGTGCTGACCTTGAAACTTCACACTGGATCGATGTTAATTGTTACTCAAGCTTTGTTTCAGGAAATCCGCACTTAATGTTGATAGATCAACTAAGAAGTGAGAAAAGAAACGGAAATTTGGTGGCATCTTATAGAAGTGGAGGAGCTAAAAATTACATGTTTAACTCAGCAAATCATATTGGAACTTCTGGTACTGCTCCCTGTCATAATAACTCTTACTCTATCCAAGCATTGAATATGGGTGGGCAGGGCAAAGATAGCATTTTCACTGGACACAACATCTCCCAAGCATTCAATATGGCCGGGCAGGGCAGCAACGGCATTTTCAATGGACATGACATCAACGGTGGTCAG CTACTTGGTGTTGGACAAATGACTAATTCAATATTTTTCAATGGACATAATATCAATGGTGGTCAG CTGAGAATTGTGAAATGTGATCCAAATACTGACATTTCTTTTGGTGGAAATCAGTTTGGAAATGCCTCAACAGTGAATGGATAT CAACTTGGTGCTGGACAAATGAGTGTTCCAAACCTTTTCAAGCGACACAACATCGACGGTGGTCAG CAACTTGGTGCTGGAGGTTTGACTGATAAACAATGCTGGTTTAACAACAATGAG GGGAAAGACGGAGAGGACTATTGGGAGGATGTGATTATAAACGTTGACATAGCTGATGACAAGGATGTTGGGGTAGCTGATGAGTTCGGTGATGATATTGACGATGATGATGAAAACTCCGTAGACAGTGATGATGACGCTGATTATGACCCGAAGAAAGACCGTTGA
- the LOC141672426 gene encoding two-component response regulator ORR25-like isoform X2, whose translation MPHMNGIELQRQINREFCLPVILISSDSTPELMYNGIQSGAQYFLLKPIVAEDLKNIWMFSVWWKRNSINRTSQENADGHNAFSSNNILIARGAKRFVWTHRLHTQFVEALLVLGYHEAVPKTIMEFMKVPELSREQVASHLQKYRQFINRVLDGSADLETSHWIDVNCYSSFVSGNPHLMLIDQLRSEKRNGNLVASYRSGGAKNYMFNSANHIGTSGTAPCHNNSYSIQALNMGGQGKDSIFTGHNISQAFNMAGQGSNGIFNGHDINGGQLLGVGQMTNSIFFNGHNINGGQFGNASTVNGYQLGAGQMSVPNLFKRHNIDGGQQLGAGGLTDKQCWFNNNEGKDGEDYWEDVIINVDIADDKDVGVADEFGDDIDDDDENSVDSDDDADYDPKKDR comes from the exons ATGCCACACATGAATGGCATTGAACTTCAGCGACAGATCAACCGAGAATTTTGTTTACCTGTTATCC TGATATCATCTGATAGCACACCGGAGCTTATGTACAATGGAATTCAAAGTGGGGCACAATACTTCCTACTAAAGCCTATAGTGGCCGAGGATTTGAAGAACATTTGGATGTTTTCTGTGTGGTGGAAACGTAATAGTATCAATAGAACATCTCAAGAAAATGCAGACGGCCACAATGCATTCTCTTCAAACAATATTTTGATTG CAAGGGGGGCTAAAAGATTTGTCTGGACACATAGACTCCATACCCAGTTCGTGGAAGCTCTGTTAGTCCTTGGTTATCATG AAGCTGTCCCTAAAACCATTATGGAGTTTATGAAAGTACCAGAACTTAGTCGGGAACAAGTAGCAAGCCACCTACAG AAATATCGACAGTTCATTAACCGCGTTTTGGATGGGAGTGCTGACCTTGAAACTTCACACTGGATCGATGTTAATTGTTACTCAAGCTTTGTTTCAGGAAATCCGCACTTAATGTTGATAGATCAACTAAGAAGTGAGAAAAGAAACGGAAATTTGGTGGCATCTTATAGAAGTGGAGGAGCTAAAAATTACATGTTTAACTCAGCAAATCATATTGGAACTTCTGGTACTGCTCCCTGTCATAATAACTCTTACTCTATCCAAGCATTGAATATGGGTGGGCAGGGCAAAGATAGCATTTTCACTGGACACAACATCTCCCAAGCATTCAATATGGCCGGGCAGGGCAGCAACGGCATTTTCAATGGACATGACATCAACGGTGGTCAG CTACTTGGTGTTGGACAAATGACTAATTCAATATTTTTCAATGGACATAATATCAATGGTGGTCAG TTTGGAAATGCCTCAACAGTGAATGGATAT CAACTTGGTGCTGGACAAATGAGTGTTCCAAACCTTTTCAAGCGACACAACATCGACGGTGGTCAG CAACTTGGTGCTGGAGGTTTGACTGATAAACAATGCTGGTTTAACAACAATGAG GGGAAAGACGGAGAGGACTATTGGGAGGATGTGATTATAAACGTTGACATAGCTGATGACAAGGATGTTGGGGTAGCTGATGAGTTCGGTGATGATATTGACGATGATGATGAAAACTCCGTAGACAGTGATGATGACGCTGATTATGACCCGAAGAAAGACCGTTGA
- the LOC141673799 gene encoding uncharacterized protein LOC141673799 yields MAEFIHDLVKFRTPLTNQLKKDAPPWNQACTDVVRKLKSLTKNLLALKIPSTGKRVLQTDASDKFWGAVLLEEANGKRPICGYKSGAFKSGELHYHSTYKEILLVKRGIEKFQFHLIGQHFLIEMDMSAFPKMLQFKQKMLPQAQRLRWAN; encoded by the coding sequence ATGGCCGAATTCATCCATGATTTGGTCAAGTTCAGAACTCCTCTCACCAATCAGTTAAAGAAAGATGCTCCTCCATGGAATCAAGCATGCACAGATGTAGTTAGAAAACTAAAGTCTTTAACAAAGAATCTTCTTGCACTAAAGATTCCTTCTACTGGAAAAAGAGTCCTTCAGACTGATGCAAGTGATAAATTCTGGGGAGCAGTCCTTCTCGAAGAAGCTAACGGAAAGAGACCAATATGTGGTTACAAAAGTGGAGCATTTAAAAGTGGAGAGCTTCATTATCACTCCACTTACAAAGAAATTCTTCTAGTCAAAAGgggaattgaaaaattccaattTCACTTGATAGGGCAACACTTTCTCATCGAAATGGACATGTCTGCATTTCCAAAAATGTTACAGTTCAAGCAAAAGATGTTGCCTCAAGCCCAACGTTTAAGATGGGCAAACTAG